The Vibrio chagasii genome includes a region encoding these proteins:
- the sctF gene encoding type III secretion system needle filament subunit SctF: MSFYDPSNSVYLDDVKAKLEEQAKAANEAVNVAIKNLESNADDPSKLAELQHTINKWSVIYNINATTTRAIKDVMQSILQKV, translated from the coding sequence ATGTCATTTTATGATCCGAGTAATAGTGTTTATCTCGATGATGTTAAAGCGAAACTAGAAGAACAAGCAAAGGCGGCGAATGAGGCCGTGAACGTAGCGATCAAAAACTTAGAATCCAACGCTGATGACCCATCAAAGCTGGCTGAATTGCAGCATACTATCAACAAATGGTCAGTGATTTATAACATCAATGCGACCACAACTCGCGCAATTAAGGATGTGATGCAGTCGATTCTACAGAAGGTGTAG
- a CDS encoding EscE/YscE/SsaE family type III secretion system needle protein co-chaperone, translating to MTNLEQLLQSDSGQEQKEAIILKFKQAQSAVKRQLDLGCTPHEYQLLLKQHEAYQAALAVIETVECNK from the coding sequence ATGACAAATCTTGAACAACTACTACAAAGCGACTCGGGGCAGGAACAGAAAGAGGCCATTATTCTCAAGTTCAAGCAAGCGCAATCTGCGGTTAAGCGCCAGCTTGATTTAGGCTGTACACCCCATGAATATCAGTTGCTACTCAAACAGCATGAAGCCTATCAAGCGGCCTTAGCTGTGATTGAAACTGTCGAATGCAATAAATAA